The following coding sequences lie in one Arachis hypogaea cultivar Tifrunner chromosome 4, arahy.Tifrunner.gnm2.J5K5, whole genome shotgun sequence genomic window:
- the LOC112795205 gene encoding uncharacterized protein — translation MKKKESVNFLSREVQMDCKKRRRTLGKNKDLATANEESSIDSYNTLARHMVEPSSSRSGNRKKGLEPLCEDVYISVKSPFNCPVPEEDDTAYKYWLDYVYVPEEDEEDDGDSLLVNVAEEPLTGDVAEDPQYKLFLDHVKVRGTCYAIEIPEQNLYIEYPDVALTVAYEAQNNVGKDSHAVSAKAQNNVGEYSEKRRGRKPKNLRQIIEDSHVVSPKAQNNVGDYSQKRRGRKPKYLGQMVKDTHDVSPKAENHVGECKGRGRGRKPKDSGLVVVKDFHAVSQKAQNYVGKRRGRKPNGLGKHAVKDTNGDGNANVVDVSKAQNNDGKYSGKRRGRKPKELRNDAIKDSNGSCNGGASEAKKNDGNDKGTLKGETPQKNDHIAKGDHIHPPSCIEIKVKEEIEEDDDDSLCKRRRKVPSLNLEHYWHDDKANAMKYTKYREKLMQELEKPYCEEEYKRLFKYMKHKKLVEYHKEHRSGSRTCKRNYLGKSLLNHHVDLNKKLKSVRGDYPKRLTLLRGFVFWLTHCADNEAFKPWIYPEYCKPAPKV, via the exons atgaagaagaaagaaagtgtgAATTTTTTGTCTAGAGAAGTACAAATGGATTGCAAGAAGAGGAGAAGGACATTGGGGAAGAATAAGGACCTTGCAACTGCTAATGAAGAAAGTTCAATTGATTCTTACAACACCCTTGCAAGACACATGGTGGAACCATCTAGTTCAAGGAGTGGTAATAGAAAAAAAGGACTGGAGCCACTCTGCGAAGATGTATACATTAGTGTGAAGAGTCCATTCAATTGTCCTGTACCAGAGGAAGATGACACTGCGTACAAGTATTGGTTGGATTATGTTTACGTTCCTGAGGAAGACGAGGAGGATGATGGTGATAGCTTATTGGTTAATGTGGCTGAGGAACCCCTGACTGGAGATGTGGCTGAGGATCCTCAATACAAATTATTTTTGGATCATGTGAAGGTTCGTGGAACATGCTATGCAATTGAGATCCCTGAGCAAAATCTTTATATAGAATACCCTGATGTGGCTCTTACTGTGGCTTATGAGGCACAAAATAATGTTGGTAAGGATTCTCATGCTGTGTCTGCAAAGGCACAAAATAATGTTGGTGAATATAGTGAGAAGCGCAGGGGTAGGAAACCAAAAAATTTGAGACAAATAATTGAGGATTCTCATGTTGTCTCTCCAAAGGCACAAAATAATGTTGGTGACTATAGCCAGAAGCGCAGGGGTAGGAAACCAAAATATTTAGGACAAATGGTTAAGGATACTCATGATGTATCCCCAAAGGCAGAAAATCATGTGGGTGAGTGCAAGGGCAGGGGTAGGGGTAGGAAACCAAAAGATTCAGGACTAGTCGTGGTTAAGGATTTTCATGCTGTGTCTCAAAAAGCACAAAATTATGTTGGTAAGCGCAGGGGCAGGAAACCAAATGGTTTGGGAAAACATGCTGTCAAGGATACCAATGGTGATGGCAATGCCAATGTTGTGGACGTTTCTAAGGCACAAAACAATGATGGTAAATATAGCGGTAAGCGCAGGGGTAGGAAACCAAAAGAATTGAGAAACGATGCAATTAAGGACTCTAATGGCAGCTGCAATGGCGGGGCTTCAGAGGCAAAGAAGAATGATGGTAATGACAAGGGTACACTCAAAGGTGAGACACCACAAAAGAATGATCACATAGCAAAGGGTGATCACATTCACCCTCCATCTTGCATAGAAATAAAGGTAAAGGAGGAGATtgaagaggatgatgatgattCACTCTGCAAAAGAAGGCGAAAGGTTCCAAGT TTGAATTTGGAACATTATTGGCATGATGATAAAGCCAATGCAATGAAATACACAAAGTACAGAGAAAAACTCATGCAAGAGCTGGAGAAGCCTTACTGTGAGGAAGAGTATAAGAGGCTTTTTAAATATATGAAACATAAAAAGCTAGTCGAATACCATAAAGAGCATCGCAGCGGCTCTAGGACCTGTAAGAGAAATTATCTTGGGAAATCTCTTCTTAATCATCATGTTG ATCTGAACAAAAAACTAAAATCAGTTCGTGGTGATTATCCTAAACGTCTGACCCTCTTACGTGGATTTGTTTTTTGGTTGACG CATTGTGCGGATAATGAGGCGTTCAAACCATGGATCTATCCTGAATATTGTAAGCCGGCACCTAAGGTGTAA